Part of the Pedobacter sp. MC2016-14 genome is shown below.
AGCTGACTTTGTTTTAGTTCCTGCAATTTCTGTAAAGCCAATTGGTGGATTGGAATTAAGGGCTTTGCAGGTGCATTTACTACCGGTTTTGATTTTTTTCTTTTAGCCAGCAGCCATATTAAACCAATAACCAGTAAAAGCCCTAATGCCGAAAGCTCAATGGCCATAATGTGATCTTTAATCCAGTCCACCCAGTTATACTTTACAGCCAATGGTTCTTTGATATCATACACACCCTTGGAGGTATCCACCTTTACTGCATTGACCTGTAGTGGAAGTGCATTGGTGTTAAAAGTGCCGGTAGAAGTTGTAAAGGTAAATGATGGGATCATTTGCAATCCTGTATCAAAGGAGGTAATGATATATTGCCTGTTGATGCTGATTAAATCCGGACTAGCTGGATTTTTTATGGTATCGGTGTTACCTAATTTTACAATCTGCACCTTTGCAGACAGGGTGTCTGACAGCACAGGGAAATCTATTTTGCTGTTGGCAGGGATGGTAGCAGTTAAGCGTAAAGTGGTCTGGTCGCCCATCATCATAGATGACCGTTCCAGTTTGGCTTCAACCTTTACATCCTGTGCTTTACTATTAAAGCATAAAAGTGCTAATCCTGTAAATAAACTTATTTTTAAATACTTCATCGCTTGCGCTCACGTTTTTTAAATAATGCCATTAAAGGCTTTACATAGGATTGATGGGTTCCAATTCCGGTAAAGTCTACGCCAGACTTCTTAAACTGGTCTGCAAGTCTCCCATTGCGTTCTAGTGCGGCAGCCCTGAACAGGCTTCTAACCTTAGCATCGCCGGTATCAATCCATTCCATAACACCACTTTCTTCATCCTTTACAGGTATCAATCCAAGATCAGGGAATTCTTCTTCATGGATGTCGTAAAGACGCAGGGCAATCAGGTCATGTTTTCGATTGGCAATTTTTAGCTCGTTCAGGAAAGTGTCGCTCATAAAATCCGAGATGATAAAAGCCGTACATCTTTTTTTAATGGCACTGGTAAAATACCTTAGTGCTTCGGCCACGTTTGTTCCCTTACGCTGCGGTTTAAAATCAATTAGTTCACGGATAATCATCAAAATATGGCTTCTCCCTTTTTTAGGGGGGATAAACTTTTCTACCTGATCGCTAAAGAACAGCACGCCTACCTTATCATTGTTTTGTATGGCCGAAAAGGCGAGTACCGCACAAAGCTCCGTGGCCAGTTCCTGCTTAAGCTGTGTTTGCGTTCCAAAATTTTTAGAACCGCTTACATCTACCAACAGCATCACCGTCATTTCGCGCTCTTCTTCAAATACCTTTACATAAGGATGGTTGAAACGTGCGGTTACGTTCCAGTCTATGGTGCGGATTTCATCGCCAACCTGATATTCCCTTACTTCGTTAAAGGCCATACCGCGGCCTTTGAATGCAGAATGGTACTCACCAGAGAAAATCTGGTTACTAAGCCCCCTGGTTTTGATTTCAATCTTCCTGACTTTTTTTAACAGCTCTTTGGTGTCCATGATTAAGGAACTTCTACTGCATTTAATATTCCGGTAATGATATCCTCTGTGCTAATGTTTTCTGCTTCTGCCTCGTAGGTCAGCCCAATGCGGTGCCTAAGCACATCATGACAAACGGCACGTACATCTTCCGGAATCACATAACCCCTGCGTTTTATAAAGGCATATGCTTTAGCGGCCAGGGCTAAATTTATACTTGCTCTTGGCGAAGCGCCAAAATTTACCAGGTTTTTATAATCTGCCAGTTTATATTGTTCAGGGAAGCGGGTGGCAA
Proteins encoded:
- a CDS encoding DUF58 domain-containing protein translates to MDTKELLKKVRKIEIKTRGLSNQIFSGEYHSAFKGRGMAFNEVREYQVGDEIRTIDWNVTARFNHPYVKVFEEEREMTVMLLVDVSGSKNFGTQTQLKQELATELCAVLAFSAIQNNDKVGVLFFSDQVEKFIPPKKGRSHILMIIRELIDFKPQRKGTNVAEALRYFTSAIKKRCTAFIISDFMSDTFLNELKIANRKHDLIALRLYDIHEEEFPDLGLIPVKDEESGVMEWIDTGDAKVRSLFRAAALERNGRLADQFKKSGVDFTGIGTHQSYVKPLMALFKKRERKR